ccttttgtttgtttttgtaaGTTgtgatattaattatattaaattttcagcCTTTGCACCAATGAATGGAGGATATGTTTCTGAAATGAATGACCCCGTCTCGAAGAACAAGCCCTTTGACATCAGCAGATACATTTCCGATGCTGATGGCGATTGACTAAAATTTTTGATTGAAATAAAATTCCATGCTGTCTGGTAAGCATTGTAATATTTCCTGAGATTAATTTCCTGAAACCGTTATTTAGCTTTGAACATTATATGAAGTGTAGCTATTTTGAATCCTCACAATTTGCGTAATGTGTTAATAAGTAGAAGAGGTTGCCAGTGGTATGGGACAGGGCATTTCATAGATGTTGATTTCACCTCCAATGTTTCTTGCTCCAATGCAGTTCACTTATTGTTAGCTCATTTTGGTGACCCGTTCCAAGTAAAATTTGTGGATGTATTAAGTACGAGGAGGGTGTGTCCAGAAAATGGAGGTTTACAAGAAGTTGGAGTTCTACAGATGGCTAGATAAGCCCGGCCAGTTTGGCGACTGGGTGCAGATGTAATGATGGATGGTGTTGGTGCATGCTAATCTATGTCGGGTGATGTACTTATGCCATGTATCTATATCAGGAGGGTGTCAATATTGTGCTCTATTCGTTCATGTCTATCGTTAGACTGGAAATTGTTATGGACCTGGTAAGGAGAAACTCGACTGCTCAAACTAACCCAAGTTTCAAATTTTGTAGTGAAACACTGGTTATTCATAGTGATGGCTGCTATTAAATATTTCAACTTTCTTCGTGTTTTCCACGCCTGGTGGATTCGATGTGACATTCTACTctctttttttagaaaaattaatcaaattgtGGCGAATCTTTACTTTTTGCTAATTACACGAAATCCAAATTTATGGTCAAAACCAAATGGAGCGAAAATGTCATTTTATACGGTTCTGCATTTGGAAACTAGCTCAGGTTGGCCCATGGCTTGAAATTATACTTGTTGTGGATGGATGTCGGTCATTTGTAACTTAAAGTAGTTGATATTTAATGTTAAGGTTGCTTTGTCATAATATGGATCATTAGATGTTTAATTTCATGTATAAAATTGCACTTGTGTTCGCAAAATTAATGGTAAAAGATAGATTTATTATACGTAAGCAATTGGAAAAAGTTGTGTTTTAACATATTTGGATTTCAAACATAaattttacaagaaaaaatGTCAAAGTATTGGGAGTCGAGAAATATTGCAAAGTTACCTGAAACCGAAACGAAATTACACAACAATTTTGTTGAAAACTCGCTATAACGGTGGGGCCGTTATGCATGTATTTTATAAACTAGGAAAGTCTCAATTATTTTCTGAGGGCCATCATGTTCCTTCGTGTGATTTGCCTAAAATTGTGCCAAACTtataagaaaagaaaaggaaagaaactATTGAATAAATATGGCCTCTACCCAAAAGTCATACGCGACGgcttttgcttcttcaatttcaAAACAGTGTAAAGCGttggaataaaaaaaagagtattatattatattttatattatattatatattagtcTGAGAATATAGTTATTTTCATAGATTTGTCTACGAAatgatttatttcaaaattataataaacGGTCATCAAATGCACAAAAAATTTTATCAATATGAAGTGAAAATACCAACTGGGGTAATAAATATTTAGTGAAGTACAGCTGGAGTAGTATAGTAGTACGCATTGTACAGCGGCATCCGTACTTATGTATGACATCAAAAGATCATGAAATCtcctataaaatttaaataagagAAATACTTCTTCATTGTGTAAAAAAGTGATTCACgtgttttatataatttaacttaattcagattattttaattatttgtcattttataatgatttttttgcCCTCAAAAGTATAAAACTCAATATATTGTCTTTTTTAACCATCATTTTTACATTTATCGCAGAGAAGATGATTTAGAAAGAAAAACATAATTCCTAAATCACTGTGGCACTGCTGCAATTGCAAATTTTTGATGTTGTTCCCAAATATGATATTGTTTCAtagggaaattggccttcaatcctcagccgtcgattttttttgtgttcagtccgtGGGtaattttttagtaccacatttccacatgaagtgtatcacattttgtatgacatagcaccacaattttgtggatagagagtgaacccaaagaaatattttgattggagatttttcaccaacttccccttgtTTCATATTCTATTTATCTTTCAATATATGGATCAGTCTATCaattatgatatatgatatgtagGTAAGTTTAAACTTCATACAAACCGTACACATCTAAAACTACAAGTAGTTTATGTTGGAGGATTAAACACTAATTTAAGAATATGAATTTCGACAGGTTTAATTTTCAGATTTATATGATATGTATAACTTGTGTGGTGGAAATATTTGACATTGATTTTTTTACAGAATTCCAGGTATAGTGATTGAACATGGtttggttaaaaaaattaaaggagaTCTAGATGTCACAAACATGTATGCTTTGTATGAAGATTCATACTTAGTAATTATTTGGATTGTGGAGACAATAGCAGACCCTGAAATGGTGTTAGACCCACAGGAAACCATTGTATATTTTGAAACATTTGTTGATTCTAATCATGTAGGCTATATTGCATATAAAACGGATGATAACGACTAAGAGACTTCGTCGGTTCATTTAGAGTCTGATAATCCAGAGCTTTCCTCTGTTCCAAATCTGGAGAATGCTTTCTGTATCCAGCGATCCTAAAATTTCAACATCTGATCAAGTACTTGAGAATGAACGTGACCAAATTAATCTTGAAACTCGTGCTTCTGAACCAATACCcgagaataaaaataatacatacaTTCGTGAAACATTTGGTTTTTTTGTTCTTGTCTTTTCTGAATTTGATCCATCTGAGCAAAATTTGAGTCAAGACCTTCTCTcatttgattatattttgaaCAGTATTAATGTCTTTCCACCAAAAGTATTGCTTTAAGTCTTGATACATTTTGGATCCTCCGGGATGGTTGGTGAATCGATATCTATGAACTTCTTCCAAAACTTTCTTCTTCGTCGAGCGGGATACACATATCCATTTTCGATAGAGTAattgtaaaggcccgtatttcgtactcgaaattttgcgaaattatttaaaatttttctctttaaataaataacatgcatcattcataaaataaactgataaatggatttaactttaaaataacagcggaagtaaatattgtgtttcgaaacaacaatttaaaaatcattcaacatattaaaaactgagtttgaacataaaaaagtgaataaactgaaacatgaggtcctcgggttcctactactgctgacccaagctagctcactggtctccgccctcagtctcaacctcatcagtacctacaacaatcaagtctagtgagtctaaagactcggcATGCATATATCGCGAatagcaagtaaatatatcaaaaaatcGCATGCagcgtaaaaatatcgtatcgtaaagcgtaaggtgaaaatcgtgtcatgagtaattataaatatgtgcatatctaaaaatcgtacgtaaaagatttgctcgatagagccctgtcataaaatatcataatgatatttttctggtagagataatgtttcaacgcaagtggcccgtaacataacataaacgtctgattagactaaaccacagtataatGGGCGGtatagatcaccacagcccttggactagaTGTCCGCACCCATACATAaacgtaaaccggtcgtaagtcaccgggtggagagatcccgtaagcgtaaggtggccacaagacatatcgcatatatctcaaaataaacattttatattttatgcatataatataattataactctgtttttaccggatgagttggatcgttcccaggcttgctacGACCTAATTTTAATATGAGACACATGCAACTAATCTCAACTTGGCAAAAACTTCATATCCGAACCAAAACGAGACAAACGAGACCAACAACTTTATTTCCAACCTGTCTTCGTActatcccgaatcaacattgaaccatcgtttagccatgattaacatacacctaacataaTGAAATAATGTCCCTAAGAattgtaatacacgaaaaatagtgaattgaggccaaaatcatgaaacactctttcgagagtcactttggcacattgcaccgtaaattctcgtacgacctctaaacttaatcaaatcacaaacggccaaaaacatgaccttcatAACTAATTGGgatactgtccagtccaaggccataggctaaaagcccaCCAAGAACTCGACCAAGACCCCTGAACCGAAGCTAGGCTGCTGTCAAAAGCAATGGCAGCAGCTGTGCATATATTGTGTAATTTATGAAACTAATGGCCATTAGGCTTGAACCATCGACtagagtctcttaccaacatcctaaggcgtggcttgaaccatggctaaggcaCTTGGCCAACCACAACTCAAGCAAATACCTAGGACACCCCACAACTCTAACCGAGAGCACCGAAATCTGTGTAGTGTGGTGTGTTGAAGTNtagagtctcttaccaacatcctaaggtgtggcttgaaccatggctaaggcaCTTGGCCAACCACAACTCAAGCAAATACCTAGGACACCCCACAGCTCTAACCGAGAGCACCGAAATCTGTGTAGTGTGGTGTGTTGAAATGTTGTGCTgtcttgtgtcgttccagtggccatatgaccgaccatggctcgatctagacatgatgaggtattgtgtgaaccatggctaagggctaaaatccaaccacGATCCACTCAAAcccccaaaaccgaaactcaCTCACTCACACCAGAAACAATAAAAACCGAGGGGCGCTTGTGATGTTGTTTTAAAATGTTGATGTATCCATGAACCAAGTCTGGAGAggccatcttggtcacgtcttagacatgctaagggaggggtctaaccatggttacaggccctgggccaaccaagattcgaacactcACCTTAGAAAACCAAACAATAAAAATCGTGACTCAATCTGCTACACATGAGGTTTCTTGCTGTCAAACCTTTAATTCGAGTGCATGGGCTTAAACCAATGGACCAGCAACACCCTAACTCACTCTAAatcatgcctagatgcagccttgagtgcctggaacCGAAGCAACATCCTGAAATCACAAGAACACCACCAACTGTGAAGCATAAAATAGGTGGCCGAGAGGGCCTGTGCAGATTTTCTTTGCAAGTTGCTGCCATGTTTGCTTTATTTCGTGAATCGTGAACATagaatggtttaaaaatatctataggacttgattgaagagaaaataaacaatatatacatgcctgtaagatttttttgaataaaacaaagcAATAAGACGAACACGACGCGACGGAGACGAAGTTgtattttctttcttatttttctgcTGCAACTTTTCGATTTTTGCTGCTGATTTTACTGGAATTTTCGAAACTTAAGGATGGAGGGATGCTAGATTATGAAGGTGAGGGTTACAAGGTTGATAAATTAGTCAAGAATGCATTAGATGGAAGTTTAATGTGAGGAGATAATTTCGATGGCGAAATTTCATTTATGAGCGAGAGGAATTGAAAGGTCCAAAATAtgataacataatttaaatgcatgcaaatctagaaataatggaaaatatctaattaaattattttaattgcatgaattaaatgTGTTAgtcatgtttacatgtttaaaatatgaatttctaCTAGAatacataaaactgtgttttaaagttATTCGAAACACGATTGATGAACAGAGACCAAGGACcgtaaatgaaaaatatttttattagatgattatttttaattatttaatatatggtatatttattgtggtattttcgaaaatgatgcTTTTAAGATGTTTTTACGCGCCGAGTCGTAATTTAAACTAGTAATCGATATTCGCTGAAAATAAAtggaactcggctaatattttcgaaaattttcctaaacaaaatattttaactatattataGTGGacctaatgggcctattataatAAGGTTATCGGGCCTAAACTCCTACCCAATTTTCTATATCACAATATAGAGTTTCCAAACCCTAAAACTACTTAAAACCACACGCCTACAAGCACTAGTCTCCTAGGGCTTCACTCTCCATCAGCACACGCACCCACACACCACACATAAGCACATTCACATGAATTGAAGGGAAAAAAATGCAGCAAGCTTCTTCCCCCGTCTTTCCGCCAACGTCTCTCACGTCAAAGATTATTTTTCTTGCGTGAACTATGCAAAGGCATGCCTTAATTTTCCTTCACTCATCATTCaaccatattatgtgtatttaacattatggcatgaaaaatatgatacaatttcttatattttcttttttacgGCAATACATGATGAAACTTCAGTTTTCATGATTTTAAATCCGTGCTTATGTTGCACAAAGGGACTGTCATGATAGGACTATGGGAATGGACGTTTTTCACCATGATTAAGGGTCCATAGAGGCTTGGCTAAGGGCTGGGCAAGAAAGGTAAAAAGGTTGAACGAAAATTTAGGTTATAACAAGCTAGGGTTTCGGTTTTGAGGGCTAGGAAAGAGCAGGCCGTGGGCTGTATTTGGGTCACATCCAGGGGTCTTAGGAGggtctagtcatggtcctagatagGCTAAGGAAGGGCTGGTGCAAGGGCTAGGGCTGCAGCGAGTTCCTTGGGTGTGCGCATCATGTAGAAATCGCAGGTTTGAGGGCTAGTCGTGTATGGGCTGTAGGGCTTGTTCCAGTAGCTAGTCTAGGGTTCggtctaggtcctaggatggttGGTTAAGGTCTGGACATGGTGGTTAGGGTCTAGGCTTGAAGGAACTCATTGTTTATtcaagttagggttttcgaAAAAGGTGCAAAAAAATTCAGTAGGTTGTTAGGCTTTTCCGAGGGTTTTAGACGACTTGATTTGGGATGAAAAAGGGTTATTTAGGTTTTAATTAGCTATGATTCAAATTTGGTAAAgcttggttaagtttcgggtcgatTCGGGTAAAAATTGAAACGTAGGAgtttaagtttacgtctaaaaaatgtttatgtgtatattttaaggtgttatgttaaattttgatggatttgggtcgtctttttaaggtctaagggtaaattgagaaagttagggtttgAGAGGCAAGACGaccattttacacctgaaaaatgttagacgtcctgacagtgccctgagtgttgtaatgaatgttaaaatgttaattttgatttatgaaattttatgatggaaAACGATAAATGCTGAAAGATGTGttgtatacttggtttaaaagaaattgATATTATTGAATGTATTTTTATGAAGTAATGGAAACgaggaaaaatgttttgaaaagaaGTGATTTAATTGTGACGGTAAGGAAATGGGGATTCGTGAGGGACGAAGCCCCATTGGAACCCTTTTATGGGGCAAAGCCCCGTAAGAACCCAACGACCGAATTTCCATCgaaaggatatgatgatatataaggacaaggctcagttgacggatgAGAGCGTTTGTTGATGTTCCCACCGACTACAGGCCAAGGCACATAACGAAAAAGTGGTTAATGTTGTCTTGCTGTCTGGTACCATAGTTATagctgagattgatcaatcgaccgaaGAATGAATGGatggtcacaattaatgaactgaattcacctTAAAGAGAATGCATATGTATATGTTCATGATAAAAGGAAAaggatatgatgaaaggaaaaaagttTAAAGTATGCATATtaatgaaaagctatttttattgaaaatatttttactgtcgcatgtgaatgtatatgtattacttgctatcatggttaaggtttgcagcgtcattagactcactaagtgtgatcgatgtaggtgatcATGATTTTGATGATGTTAGAGgatttgatggttgaactagttggactgatggtgcacataacccgatgaccTTTGCTTGTTTTTCCGCATTAGtatgattttaaagattttatgacgttTATGACTTttgatgcttttgagtggttttgggAGGATTTAAGattcttatgctttattttgaaaaatactagttttaggtttggttgccatcttacgattttatgttttgcacatcgttttagattttcaaataattagtcGGAGAGTATAATTTGAATGatgcaaaaatatatttatgtatatatatatattcgttCGAAGCATATAAGAAAANNNNNNNNNNNNNNNNNNNNNNNNNNNNNNNNNNNNNNNNNNNNNNNNNNNNNNNNNNNNNNNNNNNNNNNNNNNNNNNNNNNNNNNNNNNNNNNNNNNNNNNNNNNNNNNNNNNNNNNNNNNNNNNNNNNNNNNNNNNNNNNNNNNNNNNNNNNNNNNNNNNNNNNNNNNNNNNNNNNNNNNNNNNNNNNNNNNNNNNNNNNNNNNNNNNNNNNNNNNNNNNNNNNNNNNNNNNNNNNNNNNNNNNNNNNNNNNNNNNNNNNNNNNNNNNNNNNNNNNNNNNNNNNNNNNNNNNNNNNNNNNNNNNNNNNNNNNNNNNNNNNNNNNNNNNNNNNNNNNNNNNNNNNNNNNNNNNNNNNNNNNNNNNNNNNNNNNNNNNNNNNNNNNNNNNNNNNNNNNNNNNNNNNNNNNNNNNNNNNNNNNNNNNNNNNNNNNNNNNNNNNNNNNNNNNNNNNNNNNNNNNNNNNNNNNNNNNNNNNNNNNNNNNNNNNNNNNNNNNNNNNNNNNNNNNNNNNNNNNNNNNNNNNNNNNNNNNNNNNNNNNNNNNNNNNNNNNNNNNNNNNNNNNNNNNNNNNNNNNNNNNNNNNNNNNNNNNNNNNNNNNNNNNNNNNNNNNNNNNNNNNNNNNNNNNNNNNNNNNNNNNNNNNNNNNNNNNNNNNNNNNNNNNNNNNNNNNNNNNNNNNNNNNNNNNNNNNNNNNNNNNNNNNNNNNNNNNNNNNNNNNNNNNNNNNNNNNNNNNNNNNNNNNNNNNNNNNNNNNNNNNNNNNNNNNNNNNNNNNNNNNNNNNNNNNNNNNNNNNNNNNNNNNNNNNNNNNNNNNNNNNNNNNNNNNNNNNNNNNNNNNNNNNNNNNNNNNNNNNNNNNNNNNNNNNNNNNNNNNNNNNNNNNNNNNNNNNNNNNNNNNNNNNNNNNNNNNNNNNNNNNNNNNNNNNNNNNNNNNNNNNNNNNNNNNNNNNNNNNNNNNNNNNNNNNNNNNNNNNNNNNNNNNNNNNNNNNNNNNNNNNNNNNNNNNNNNNNNNNNNNNNNNNNNNNNNNNNNNNNNNNNNNNNNNNNNNNNNNNNNNNNNNNNNNNNNNNNNNNNNNNNNNNNNNNNNNNNNNNNNNNNNNNNNNNNNNNNNNNNNNNNNNNNNNNNNNNNNNNTATATGAAGTAAAGCATATAttatcaattaaaatattattttttatatcaaaaattttattttgtatattcgtCATCTAATATATATGGATTCGTGAGAtaatcgaaaaatattttatttttaaaatccaaaactCCACAATAAAAACAAACATGCCTGCATCCCATTTAATTGTTTCGATTTCCCTGGTCCTAGCATAACCCAAGTATAGTCTTTCtttaatataaacaaacaaacaaacaaaactaTGATCGATCGAGTGATTGTCCGAAGCCCTGAACAGGAAGATATCAGCACAAAAGCAATAATACATCGGTAAATGATACTATATAGGTGGTGTAAAAAAAGACATTGAACTCAGGCAGAAGCTCCTGTTGGATCATTCGAGCTTTAAAACTCGATGGCGTTGATATTAATCAGACTGATTTATTTATCTAAATATATTCAAACATAGAGCTCAGCCTATTTCAGAAACATTCACTAGATGATAATCCCTATCTTGATTAATTATGTATAatctgtatatatttttttgtgagatgaatGGATTAGATGTATATTtgtaataacaaataatattttttaatgaatcaattcaaaaatatattgaaaggaaattgatatatgaatatgtttcataaattttttattattattatatatatttatatatttaaaaaggaTGAACAGAATACATTAGAAGCAGGAAAATGTGATTAATGGTACATaccaaaaacaatattttatgacATTCCAAGGCAGTGTAAAGCAAATAATCCGCTCTAAAGCATCAAAATCGAAGCCCCAACTAACCCCAAAACTCCACACACCACCAAACCACTCAACCCCACCCTTGAACTTCCTGCACCGTTCTTCCCATCCTGCGGCGGGAGCGCGGCGGCACTGTTCGGGGACGGGGACGGCGCCGGCGCCAGAACACTGCGACTCGTAAACTGTAAAGTACCTTTGGAAGCCAGATTATCCGCCGCAAACGCATGCTTCAGAGGCACCCCATCCTTCACGGAAGAACCCACCTGCCAGACCTGATTAACCTCCTCCGCCTCCGGCAACACTAGCTTCGCGAATATCGTGAATACCCCATTGGAATACTCTGCGCTCTTTTCTAGAACCTCGTAGGAGATCTTGGATTCCGAAATAGGTCCATATGCCGATATATTGTACGTTTTGACGACGGTGGAGCCGTTGGACTGCTTGAAAGCGACGAGAGCCTGAGATCCAATCATGCCAGGTGCCGTCGGATTAAGAGCCCAAGCCACCCACCCATCTGGATTCGCGGGCGGCGCGATGAATGCTATGGAGAGGGTGGGATTGGGCTTGGCTGCAGGTTCGTAGGTCCAGTGGAGGGAGGCCTTGAGAGTGGGGAGGTCCGTACAGTTTGTGAAAGCGACTTTGTGAGAGAATGTCTGTGATGTGCAGGTGAGGGCAGCCGCCGGTGAGAATAGAAAAGCCACGGCGGCTATGAGAAGAATGGAAGAAACGGCCATGGCTGTGTGGTGGAGAGGGTCTCTGGGCGTGTGTATATATAGAATAGATGGGAGGAGGAGGGTAGGGTTGTCATAAAGACTATTTCCTAAATGTGTGCGCTTTCGCCCCTAAATTTCTACCCCCCTTATTTATTGccattttgattttttgttaCGTTTTGCATCCCATTCACACACTATTATTttatacaatatatatttattttattggataaacttcttttttttttattaaaaaaaaggcttatttaattatttttattccatTGGGTTGGAGGATTTTCCGATTATTATGTGACATTTTCGAACTCAAGCGCTTCCTCGCACATCTCCAACCCTCCTTTCCAACGATGGAGGATTTATATGTTATAGTGGAGGAAAACTCCTCCAACCCATCTTCATATAATGATCCTACATATTCCTTCTATATTTAGACATAGTTTGatacacatgataggataaacatgtaatatataatatcaagaTAAGTTAATGATATATAAGATAtatgataatatatttaatgtttaatatgattttaataagttagaatacaaaacataaaatgtaCCGAACTTTATCTGGAATGGTTCTTTTTTAGAgtacaaaacataaaatgtataaattataaaaatgtcATCATCAAAAGTTACGAAATGGttctttcttatattttttttgtccatttcatattttttatttggaaatttttaattaatttcatacTAAATCACATATCaccaacaaattttaaaaaaaatgcacacaacaataaaaataaacacaTTTTTAGTTCATTGCAATCATGACAATACACAGTATTCTGGAAAGTTTGACCCGGATGGTGAAGTTCCTCCGAAGAATTATCCAAACGGTGTAGAAGTCTCATTCGAGCCAGCCCCATTCGCTACTCTTTTCTGCGAAATTTTTTGTTGTTCTTTGATCAAGTATGTACGGACTGATTCATCAACGAACATCTAGTGTTGTTTGCAATTTGATaacaaaataaatcaattatttcaAGTTTATCGAATTAATtaacttcatcagttgaacaatatattatttaattatttaattatatatgtgaatgtttgaaatgaaagaaataaaaaaaaatgaaatatttgataatatttagATGATatgaattgaattatgctaatAAAATTCTTGCACatatcaattttataaaaaaatattttagaggagGCTGAGGAGAGATTTTGAAAATGGATTAATATGTTCACATTCTTTGAATTTGGTCCCATTGACTTTTCTAATTGCCTTAAATGAGAATTACTCACCTTTTATGCGTGTTTTCCAAATTATTGTGAAGATCCGATGATTAACCAGACAGACACGTGGATGCATTAATCGAAAAATGTTCCATAAAAAGGGAAATGCTAATTTTTTCGTTCCATTTCATTATTGTACGAATGGTCATTACAATTAGCATAAAGAAGTAAGAAGTGAGAAAGTTGTTAATGTAAAAGGTCAACAATTTTGTGCACAAAAATGTAGCGGTTAAAagtttttagttattttttcaaAGAACGATCATAATTGTTTTGTTCATGCTACTTTTATGGGTGTATTGAGTCGAGAAATCATGATTAGGGTTGTAATCGAGTCGAGCCGAGTTCGATatttatttaacgaatatatgcatggctcACGAGCTTATAATTTAAGCTTTTATCGAGAATAAACaaacttaataaatatgaattatacatttaaattttcattaaattaattaaaaagtaaattatatattgaaagaaaaatataacattcttattaaaatttttaaatttattataataaataaatttaacagatttttctatatatttcataaataatatgcagaatcaataaatcaaataacaaaattattattttttcatctaagAGATTACTCATGAACTTACCAACGAACATGTTTACGAACTAACGAACCGAATACTGTAAGtttgagtttggtttgtttatcttaacgagccTCAATAAACGAACTCA
This sequence is a window from Primulina huaijiensis isolate GDHJ02 chromosome 13, ASM1229523v2, whole genome shotgun sequence. Protein-coding genes within it:
- the LOC140990904 gene encoding cytochrome b561 and DOMON domain-containing protein At3g25290, translating into MAVSSILLIAAVAFLFSPAAALTCTSQTFSHKVAFTNCTDLPTLKASLHWTYEPAAKPNPTLSIAFIAPPANPDGWVAWALNPTAPGMIGSQALVAFKQSNGSTVVKTYNISAYGPISESKISYEVLEKSAEYSNGVFTIFAKLVLPEAEEVNQVWQVGSSVKDGVPLKHAFAADNLASKGTLQFTSRSVLAPAPSPSPNSAAALPPQDGKNGAGSSRVGLSGLVVCGVLGLVGASILML